Proteins from one Escherichia coli genomic window:
- a CDS encoding DUF3251 domain-containing protein, whose amino-acid sequence MSIKKALLSMFITLPLWVLTGCDYIEKANLIDDLAKQQELQKSKIEILEKQQEQYKRKIEFIENQQINIANTTKVLAGVVKAVKDKQDEFVFTEFNPAQTKYFILNNGSVGLAGRVLAIDAVENGSVIRISLVNLLSVPVSNIGFHATWGNERPTDAKALAKWQQLLFNTTMNSTLQLMPGQWQDINLTLKGVSPNNLKYLKLSINMANLQFDTVQPAETQQRKNKK is encoded by the coding sequence ATGAGCATCAAAAAAGCACTATTAAGCATGTTTATAACATTGCCACTCTGGGTATTGACTGGGTGTGACTATATTGAGAAAGCGAATCTGATCGACGATCTCGCCAAACAGCAAGAATTGCAAAAAAGTAAAATAGAGATTCTTGAAAAACAACAAGAACAATATAAAAGAAAGATAGAATTTATTGAAAATCAACAAATTAATATTGCAAACACCACTAAAGTGCTGGCAGGTGTAGTAAAGGCGGTCAAAGACAAACAGGACGAATTTGTCTTCACCGAATTTAACCCAGCACAAACAAAATACTTCATTTTAAACAATGGCTCGGTTGGTTTGGCAGGCCGGGTGCTGGCTATTGATGCGGTTGAAAATGGCAGCGTTATTCGTATTTCGCTGGTTAACCTTTTAAGCGTTCCCGTATCAAACATTGGCTTTCATGCAACATGGGGCAATGAAAGACCCACCGATGCCAAAGCGCTGGCGAAGTGGCAACAATTACTATTCAACACCACCATGAATTCCACCCTGCAATTAATGCCTGGTCAATGGCAAGACATTAACCTGACATTAAAAGGCGTTTCACCTAATAACCTGAAGTATCTGAAATTGTCCATCAATATGGCCAATCTCCAGTTCGACACTGTTCAACCTGCTGAAACTCAGCAGCGGAAAAACAAAAAATAA